The genomic window CGGGAAGCGGCACACGATCAGCCACATCCTGAAGGCCCCGAGCATCGTGATCCCCTTCTCAACGGCGGCGGGCCCCTTCTTCGTCGATGTCTGCATCCGGACCACGGAGCAGGGCGAGAGGGACGCCGTGCATTACGGCGTCGCCAATGTGCAGACGCCCGTGGGACCCGCGCCCGCCGCTCCGCCGGCGGGGCCGAAACGTGCACCCGCGGCCGCCCCGGGAGAGGCCGTCCCCGTGATCGACATCCGCCCCGCGGCGCAGGGGGGACCGGGCAGGCCGGTCGATCTCAACGAGGTCAAGGAGGGCGCGGCGGGCAAGCTCGAGACCCTGCGGGCGAGGCTCAGGGAGCTCACCGCGAAGCGCAATGCCGTCCAGGGCGAGCTGAACGGCAAACCCTTCATGGAACTCGCGAGGCGCAAGCGGCTCAAGAGCGAGCTCACCTTCTACGACGGGCAGATCAAGAAGCTCAAGCTCGACATCCTCGGGCTGGAGATGGTCGCCAGGATGTCGCAGGAGGACCTCGACAACCCCAAGATCACGGCGCATTACCAGAACTACGACACGCGAAAGAAGCGCTGATCGTCCCGGGCCGGGGTCTCTGGGGCTCTGCGCACGGCAGGGCCGCCCGCCCCTACTTCGTCTTTTCCCCTCCCCACAGCGAAAGCAGCGGGGTCTTGATCTTCATGGCCTTGCACTTGTCGTCGAGTTCCTTCCGCATCAGTTCGTCGTACCGGTCGATGACCACGAACTCGGCGTAGTCGAACATGAGGATCATGCGGCTCTGGCTTTCCAGCGCGTGCCGCTGGTCCACGGCCGTCTCGAAGATGGCCTGGTACTCGGCGAACAGCCACATGTGGCGCCGCATCAGGATGAGCGCGTAGATGGCCTGGGGCAGCGGGATGCGGTCCCGGTAGCTCGCGTCGGCGTACTTGGTGAACAGGGTGTAGGCGTCCTCGAAGGGCTTGTCGGTGGCGAAGAGCTTCAGGAAGCTGCTGTAGAAGCTCAGCGCCTGCTCCATGGCCTTGTCTTCCGCCATCCCGTGATAGACCGGCGTCTTGGGGTTGATCTTGACGTTCTTATACCATTGCTGGGCGATGGCCCGGGCGTTCTGCTCGACGATCTCGATGAGCTTTGCAGCGTGCGGTCTCATGGCCTGACCTCCTTCCTTTCAGCCTGTGTGGGGATCCCGGTCGCCGGATTGTCCGCTAGGACGGCTTGCCGCTCTTGCGGTCCGTGCTCTTCTTCAGGGCGTTTTCGGCCAGCTTCTGCTCCGTGATGTCTTCCAGGGTCTCCACGGCCCCGACGAGCTCGCCCCGCGAATCCCGGATTGCGGCTGCCGTGAACCGCAGCCAGCGGCCGCTCTTGCCCAGGTCGGGGAAGAAATCGGTCGCCTCGAAGGCCTCCTCGATGAGGTCGGATTTGCGGTATTTCCCCGAGTACCATTTCGGAATCTTGTCCGCCGCGCGGTCCACGAGCAGGTCGGCCATGCAGGGGCGCTCCTTGGCGTAGAAGGCGCGCCAGTGCTCGTTGGTGCCGACCATGTCCTTGGCCTTCAGGTTGGTCAGCTTCTCCAGGGCCCGG from Syntrophaceae bacterium includes these protein-coding regions:
- a CDS encoding chemotaxis protein CheX, with the protein product MDVKYINPFLSGTLEVLKKMAAIDAVPGKPHVKTDESAFGDVSGIIGITGDALGSLALSFSEACICRVVANMLGERFDGVTQEIIDATGELTNMISGASRTQMEKMGMRVYAAIPTVVHGKRHTISHILKAPSIVIPFSTAAGPFFVDVCIRTTEQGERDAVHYGVANVQTPVGPAPAAPPAGPKRAPAAAPGEAVPVIDIRPAAQGGPGRPVDLNEVKEGAAGKLETLRARLRELTAKRNAVQGELNGKPFMELARRKRLKSELTFYDGQIKKLKLDILGLEMVARMSQEDLDNPKITAHYQNYDTRKKR